One region of Quercus lobata isolate SW786 chromosome 2, ValleyOak3.0 Primary Assembly, whole genome shotgun sequence genomic DNA includes:
- the LOC115976490 gene encoding 4-coumarate--CoA ligase-like 9 isoform X2, protein MYSFRPPRQFRVTHVVVAPPVVVAMAKTDLTDGYDLSSLEGVACGAAPIVKEVVSAFMAKFPRVVFLQGYGLTESTGPAWRTVGQKESVHWGSTRRLSVGFEAKIVDPDTGHALPPCKQGELWIRGPTIMKGYIGDPEATSATIVADGWLRTGDLCYVDEEGILFVVDRLKELIKYKGYQIAPAELEHLLQSHSEIVDAAVKTIP, encoded by the exons ATGTACTCATTTAGGCCTCCTCGGCAGTTTAGGGTGACCCACGTGGTGGTGGCCCCACCGGTGGTGGTGGCCATGGCCAAGACTGATCTAACGGATGGCTACGATTTGAGCTCTTTGGAAGGGGTTGCGTGTGGTGCGGCTCCAATTGTGAAGGAGGTCGTTTCCGCTTTCATGGCGAAGTTTCCAAGAGTTGTCTTTTTACAG GGTTATGGGCTAACCGAATCAACGGGGCCAGCGTGGCGAACAGTGGGTCAAAAGGAAAGTGTTCATTGGGGATCAACGAGGAGACTTTCAGTAGGTTTTGAAGCCAAAATTGTAGACCCGGACACAGGGCATGCTTTGCCTCCATGCAAGCAAGGGGAGCTCTGGATTAGAGGACCCACAATTATgaaag GTTATATTGGTGATCCAGAAGCAACTTCTGCAACTATAGTGGCAGACGGTTGGTTGAGAACTGGTGATCTTTGTTATGTCGATGAGGAAGGTATTCTATTTGTTGTAGATAGGCTTAAAGAATTGATCAAATACAAGGGATACCAG ATAGCCCCTGCAGAGCTAGAACATTTGCTTCAGTCCCACTCGGAGATAGTTGATGCTGCTGTTAAAACC ATACCCTGA
- the LOC115970141 gene encoding uncharacterized protein LOC115970141, with protein sequence MGVIEHNPIVYPGEGQTMEILNWFGWMLREEVILMPPFDECLILLYIVFLMNVLIWNCKGALKPTFQSHVRELIRIHNLAILVLMETKVGGERAREITNRLLFDSVIHTDTIAPRSAERHILWNNLNKVAELHDMPWFLAGDFNETLITEDKFEGRTVGVSSSLLFKECLDNCNMIDIEFSGLRFTWTNKREVHALIQERLDRFFVNPSWCLLYPDARVMHLTRCHSNHCPVMLDMLSRTNTRRARPFNFQTCWLIDPTFPSIVTQAWRQPHNLGEAIDLFSKNSTEWNRNHFGNIFVKKKSIMARLNDIQWVVASKPSNFLLNLEKDLVKELDTILSQEEEFWALKSRVKWMIQGDRNITFYHVSTLVRRKRN encoded by the exons ATGGGTGTGATTGAACACAACCCTATAGTGTATCCAGGGGAAGGACAGACCATGGAGATATTGAATTGGTTCGGATGGATGTTGAGGGAGGAGGTCATATTGATGCCTCCTTTTGACGAGTGTCTTATCTTACTATACATTGTTTTCCTCATGAATGTCCTCATATGGAACTGTAAGGGAGCTTTGAAGCCCACCTTCCAAAGTCATGTTAGAGAATTGATTCGGATCCATAACCTGGCTATTCTTGTCTTGATGGAAACAAAAGTTGGTGGTGAGAGGGCCAGAGAAATTACTAACCGACTCCTTTTTGATAGTGTAATCCACACTGACACTATCGC tcctagaaGTGCCGAAAGGCACATTTTATggaataatttaaataaagtcGCAGAGCTTCATGATATGCCGTGGTTCCTTGCAGGTGATTTCAATGAAACTCTTATAACTGAGGATAAGTTCGAGGGTAGAACTGTTGGGGTTAGTAGTTCTTTGCTGTTTAAGGAGTGTCTGGACAATTGCAACATGATTGATATTGAATTCTCTGGTCTGCGTTTCACTTggacaaataaaagagaagTCCATGCTCTAATTCAAGAAAGATTAGACAGATTTTTCGTTAATCCTAGCTGGTGCTTACTCTACCCGGATGCTAGAGTTATGCATCTCACTAGGTGCCACTCGAATCACTGCCCTGTCATGCTTGATATGCTCTCAAGAACAAACACTAGGAGAGCTAGACCTTTCAACTTCCAAACCTGTTGGTTGATTGATCCCACTTTCCCAAGCATTGTAACACAGGCTTGGAGACAGCCTCATAACCTTGGGGAGGCAATTGATCTCTTTTCAAAGAATTCCACCGAGTGGAATAGAAATCATTTTGGTAATATCTTTGTTAAAAAGAAGAGTATTATGGCGAGATTGAACGATATCCAATGGGTTGTAGCTTCTAAGCCTTCAAATTTCCTCCTAAACCTTGAGAAAGATTTGGTGAAAGAACTTGATACGATTCTAAGTCAAGAAGAGGAATTTTGGGCTCTCAAATCTCGAGTTAAATGGATGATACAAGGGGATAGGAACATCACTTTCTACCATGTCTCAACCCTAGTGCGAAGGAAAAGAAACTAG
- the LOC115976487 gene encoding 4-coumarate--CoA ligase-like 9 — translation MDPNSGFNSETKTFHSLRPPIDLPPQHITLSASDYAYSLRANSPWPDSLAFINSSTGQRVSYSEFTRKTQTLASYLHSFIGLSKGDIAFVLSPNLIQVPILYFSLLSLGIVISPANPLSTESEISSLIQLCNPVIAFATSSSAHKLSNISLRFKTIVLDSPEFDSMMTSPVITIDRVEVSQSDLAAILYSSGTTGRVKGVMLTHRNLMATVSGTYAHRTERKSPAVLLYTVPYFHVFGFFYSLKSVALNEGVVLMERFDLRKMMRAVEEFRVTHVVVAPPVVVAMAKTDVTDGYDLSSLEGVACGAAPIAKEVVSAFMAKFPRVVFLQGYGLTESTGSAWRTVGQEESVHWGSTGRLSGGFEAKIVDPDTGHALPPCKQGELWIRGPTIMKGYIGDPEATSATLVADGWLRTGDLCYVDEEGFLFVVDRHKELIKYKGYQVAPAELEHLLQSHPEIVDAAVIPYPDEEAGQVPIAFVVRQPQSSFGEAEIIDFVAKQVSPYKKIRRVTFVNSLPKSATGKLLRKDLRKIVSVNSSSRL, via the exons ATGGACCCAAACAGCGGTTTCAACTCAGAGACAAAAACCTTCCACAGCCTCAGACCCCCAATCGATCTTCCACCACAACATATTACTCTATCAGCTTCTGATTACGCTTACTCGCTCCGAGCTAACTCGCCATGGCCTGACTCACTCGCTTTCATCAACTCCTCCACGGGTCAGCGAGTTTCATACTCCGAGTTCACTCGCAAAACCCAAACTCTGGCCTCCTATCTTCACTCATTCATCGGACTCTCCAAAGGCGACATCGCTTTCGTTCTCTCTCCAAACCTCATTCAGGTTCCCATCCTCTACTTCTCGCTGCTCTCTCTTGGGATAGTCATCTCCCCGGCCAACCCACTCAGCACCGAGTCTGAGATTTCAAGCCTAATCCAACTATGCAACCCAGTGATCGCATTTGCCACGTCATCAAGCGCTCACAAACTTTCAAACATTTCTCTCCGTTTCAAAACCATTGTCCTTGACTCGCCCGAGTTCGACTCAATGATGACGAGTCCGGTAATAACGATCGACCGCGTCGAAGTGAGCCAGTCGGATTTGGCGGCGATATTGTACTCGTCGGGGACCACCGGGAGAGTCAAAGGAGTGATGCTGACTCACCGGAACCTGATGGCGACTGTGTCCGGTACCTACGCGCACCGGACGGAGAGGAAGTCGCCTGCGGTGTTGCTCTATACGGTGCCGTACTTTCACGTGTTCGGGTTTTTCTACAGCTTGAAGTCGGTGGCTTTGAACGAGGGGGTGGTGCTAATGGAGAGGTTCGatttgaggaagatgatgaggGCGGTGGAAGAGTTTAGGGTGACCCACGTGGTGGTGGCCCCACCGGTGGTGGTGGCCATGGCCAAGACTGATGTAACGGACGGCTACGATTTGAGCTCTTTGGAAGGGGTTGCGTGTGGTGCGGCTCCAATTGCGAAGGAGGTCGTTTCCGCTTTCATGGCGAAGTTTCCAAGAGTTGTCTTTTTACAG GGTTATGGGCTAACTGAATCAACGGGGTCAGCGTGGCGAACAGTGGGTCAAGAGGAGAGTGTTCATTGGGGATCAACAGGCAGACTTTCAGGAGGTTTTGAAGCCAAAATTGTAGACCCGGACACAGGGCATGCTTTGCCTCCGTGCAAGCAAGGGGAGCTCTGGATTAGAGGACCCACAATTATgaaag GTTATATTGGTGATCCAGAAGCAACTTCTGCAACTTTAGTAGCAGACGGTTGGTTGAGAACTGGTGATCTATGTTATGTCGATGAGGAAGGTTTTCTATTTGTTGTAGATAGGCATAAAGAATTGATCAAATACAAGGGATACCAG GTAGCCCCTGCAGAGCTAGAACATTTGCTTCAGTCCCACCCGGAGATAGTTGATGCTGCTGTTATACC ATACCCTGATGAAGAAGCTGGTCAGGTCCCAATAGCTTTTGTGGTAAGACAGCCTCAAAGCTCCTTTGGAGAAGCAGAGATAATAGATTTTGTCGCAAAACAG GTTTCACCGTACAAGAAAATAAGACGTGTAACGTTTGTCAATTCCTTACCCAAGAGTGCAACTGGAAAATTATTGAGAAAGGATTTGAGGAAGATTGTTTCTGTTAACTCTTCTTCTAGGTTATGA